The window AATTGAGGGGAAGGTGAACGTGACATTGAGAGGACAGCAGCTGCTGGAGCTCAGTGGAGGGAGAAGCTCAGCCACCGCTGGTGAACGAATGGCGGGGATGTGCAGTAACTCTGTCTGCCAGTAGGGGGAACCATAAGACCAACTATTTACAGAGAAAACTCTCCTCTGAGAACATCACACACACCCACCCGTCATTAATCACACTTCTCACAGTTCGCTCGTCACGATAAAGCGGACGATATAAGTGGACGTATATTAAACCCACCTTTTTCTGCTCCTCCGTGTCGCACAAGTGCTTGCTCTTAAATTTCCTCTTTCCTGGAGGTTTGTCATTAAACTCTGGGGTGGGGGGGCTCTCCTGCCGGCGGGTGGTCCCGGAGCGGGTGTACAGGGACCTCCTGGGGCTTAGGTCGGAACTGGGTGTTTCACATGTCAACGTGGCGCTCAGACTCGGGTACAGATCCGACTTCTCATCTGCAACAATgccaacaaaaaaaacttaatacaacatttatatcaaattaaagaggaaagaggaaagaaaaagttCAAGTTTTAAAATgaacagacatacagctctgaaaaaaattaagaaagcataaactacggacaacatttctcccaaattccaaataaaaatattctcatttagagcatttatttacagaaaatgagaaatgtctgaaataacaaaaaagatgcagagctttcagacctcaaataatgcaaagaaaacaagttcatattcataaagttttaagagttcagaaatcaatatttggtgaaataatcctggtgatttttaatcacagtttttttttcatgcatcttggcatcatgttctcctccaccagtcttacacactgcttttggataacttttcaattcaagcagttcagtttggtggtttgatggtttgtgatcatccatcttcctcttgattatattccagaggttttcgatttggtaaaatcaaagaaacttataatttataagtgctctctttttttttttccagagctgtatattaataatgtaattcaGGCAGTCCAGTCTAAAAGACTGTTTTGTCAGATGTAAGGCAAGGTAAATGTATTGATATTGGTACTCTGTTCCAGTTACCCACAGCATAACATCATCCATGCTTTTTCACCATGTTTTGTTTGGACTGCAAGATATGTTAAAAACAGGCTGAACCAGATCAGATTTGGTGTGACGGTACTTCTAttgtaaaagtcaggtttgcatcAACTTTTCAGTGACTGAAATTGTACACAAATCAAATAATTCAAATTAGTCAAAAATGACTAAATAGCACAATAAATGATTTTAAGTAGAGTTGCCACCCGTCCTGTAATATTGCGTCCCGTATTGAACCAATATGCGAGGcaatttgtaatgtaatgtaatttgttaatttccataaatgtccataaacagctttggaaaaaaaatggatgatcacaagccatcaaaccaagctgaactgtttgaatttttgcaccaggagtaaagcagcataaagttatccaaaagcagtgtgtaagactggtggaggagaacatgatgccaaaatgcatgaataaaaacagtgattaaaaaccagggttattccaccaaatattgatttttttaactttatgtatatgaacttgttttctttgcattacttgaggtctgaaagctttgcatcttttttatcAACatctagtttatagaattaaacaacaatgttcattttactcaaacataaacctataaatagcaaaatcagaaaaactgattcagaaactgaagtggactcttattttttgtttcagGGCTGTACATCTAATATAATCCTTATTATTAATCACAtccattgtttgtgtgtgtaaaggggctTTATAATGGAATTACCACCACAACTAATTCAcctttaaatttgtatttatttacctgTACTTTCCTCGTCTTCCCCGagcctctcctctttctctccctctgccgGCTTGTCCTTCTCTGTGATGTACTCTCCGTTCTGGTACTTGCGGTTCCTGCAGCGCTTCCTCTTCTTCGCCGACGCCGAGTCTCCTCCGTCTGCAGCTCTGCCCTTGCTGGCGTCGCTCTCGTCGCGCCGGCGGTTGAGGCGAGGGCGTCCCCGCGGCCGGCGCAGGGGGGTGACCGTCGCGGTGTGACTGGGCGAGGTTGGGGAGGCGGGGGGATCAGGAGGAGGGGGAGTGGGTGGAGAAGCGAAGCTCCAGTCTTTCAGCAGAGCTTCGTCGGTGCGCCGGCGTCCCCGTCTCAGCCGGGGAGACGCCTCCACCTGGGACTCCTGCGAGTCTTTGCTGGGGCGGACAGGGCTGCTGAGGGTGCTGGGGTCCTCCTCACGCTGGTCACACTGGGTACTGTCGACTGGGCTGCTCTCAAAACCTGGAGCAAAGATCAGGAAAAGGCATTTAATCAACATGTTCAgagcatgcaaaagtttgggtacacCTGGTCAGAATGTGTTACTCTCAGTAGACATAAGAGTTAAAGCtgatagtgtttaaaatacttgtatagaagttgaagaatcaactcaagctttttactctttaagtaaaaatgtaaaagtactggatttaaaactacttaaagtataaaagtaaaagtaatgtaaggtgagaaaataaagccaaaaaataaagcaaaataaagcaaagtctgttccctgtttcagctgcatatatgcccattgaaaatgaatgtattttagtataatgtaatattaaagaagCTGAGATAGGACATTTGGCTCCAGTTCTTTTGAGACTCTACACAACTttgctcacaagataatacctcacagcttatacaggtatAGGCATTCCCAAGCCACCCCATTTTATCGTAATTAACTGacaaaaacattttgtaaaaTCTTCCCTGTGTCACTGGCTGTAACACAAGCCCAAAGTAAGAACAGTTggaaagggatttttttttgttctctaaaTATACCTTTTCTTATAACAGCAAAAACGTTCTATATTTTACCACACAAATAGACttttagggaaaattaaaatGACTGAGTTTGGCAAATATAAACATTACCAGATTTGTTTGGGACGGGACGCTCCTTTTTAACGGCACTGCTCTTCCCTTTGCGAATCTTTCTCACTGGTTCAGGGGACGAACATGTGCTCTCCTCCTTCTGTGGACTGTTCTCCACCTTTACTGGACTTTTCTCCACTTTCAGTGGAATCTTCTCCAATTTTTGTTGACTCTTCTCTGCCTTGATTTGACTCTTCTCCACCTTTATTGGACTCTTCTCCACTTTTTTTGGACTCTTCTCCACCTTGTTTGGACACTTTTCCACTTTTTGTGGACTCTTCTCCACCTTTATTGGACTCTTCTCCACCTTTTGTGGACTCTTTTCCTCTGGAGAAGAGACATCTTTCTTCTgctgttaaaaaacaaaacaataaaaacaaaccaaaaaaggtcaatatgagtAAAATAtctgttaaaaaatgtataattaatcaaCCTACGAGTAAATTAATGTACATACTccacactgaggtgtttaagaactccagcagacACAACACACAGAGTATGCAGAGAACCAAAGAGACCAGAGTCTGTAATTATTAAGAGGTGTGTCGAGACTCTTATAAAATGATACAAGATGGGGCAAGATACTGGGTTCACGTGATGAGAACGAGATAATagttaaacaatatatatttctaatttcGAAACATCTGTAATGACTGAAACTAACAAGATGCAAAACTGCATGTgaacttttaaatattttgtaagtaaatcatcttgtaatggatgtcaatcttttttttttttttacaattttaatgaTTTCTATGATTTTATGAGTCTCTTACAACCACTGTCACAAACAGTAAGGGTTCTGAATTCAACTGGCGACCCGTCTGAGAGTTCTTCatagacctggcaacctatgactgaatctTCTGTGTCATGTCAACGCGTTGCCTCCTCGTGCGTCTGCGATTCTGTGTCGCTCTGCTGTTTAAACTGTAAAGGTGGAAACAAGGTGTGCAACTCACTCGAGCAGAGCAGTGCTGTTGATTGCCACCCAAAATGAGCAAACATtagttttggttacctgtgcatatTTAGCACCTGACTAAATATATTGTTCTgttttaatctcgtgagatctcaTGGCATGAGATCTCGGGACACCCCTAGTGAAGTATGAGCTGAAAACTTGGATAATGGGTGTAAAAACACCCATTAAAAACCAAGGTAATTAATAAAACTCACTTTTTTCGAGGTAGAGCCTTGTGCTACTGTGGCACTCTCCTTCTCCTGCTGTTTTTTCATTAGTGTTGCAGTCTTCTTCGGCGTCTTCTCATTAGCAGGAGACATTTTCTCCTTAGCCAGCTTTTTAGCTCTTTTCTGTTTGGTGACGGGTACTTTTCCTTTGGAAGGGCTTTCCTCTTTGgcactgtttgttttattctCGTCTTCTGCCTCTGTTACAGTCTCAGTCTGAGGGTGAAGATCCGATAGAGCGATCCCCTCCAGTTTAGAAGGAGTTGAGGACTCAGTCTGTGCTGTCggttctttttttattaagtctTGATCAAGACTTTGGACCAGTTTATTGTCTTTCTTGCCAGCTTTAATACCGGAAGCACACTTTTTCTTGGGGGTGCTGGGCTTTGACTTTTGACTACTGCTGTCGCCGGTTACATGTTCAGTCTGCTTTGTCGGTTTGTCGCGTTTCTTCTCTTTGGGAACTATACTGGTCGTCGTAGCCTCCGGTCTGTTGACTGGTGGAATGACCTCTTTGGGTGGGGAGATTCGGTCCGATCTGGAGTCCTGTGGTTCGGAGACTCTGGACGGTGTGAAGCTTGTCGTCACATTCGGAAGTAGTGGAGGGTTCTGACATCTGTTGAGCAGGTTCAGGACCTCAGGCTTCCTGGAGCCCGCAGAAGTCAAGTTACAGTAGTTCTCTGCAGTCAGTGCAGTGGTTTCCAGAGCTTTCTGCTTCACGATCGACTCCAGATTGGACAACGGGGACTTGGCTTTCTCCCATTTGTCATCCACCAATTTAGTAGGGCTTAGATCAGAGCTATGGAACAGGGGAGTCTCACAAGCCATGCTGCTTCTGACCGCTTTAGACGGGGGTTGCGTTTGACTCAGCTGCTTTTGTGTGGACGTCTCTTGAGTATGGACGTTAGGTTGCTGCTGCCACGATGGTTTGATAACCGGAGGTGTATAAGGAATCCCTGCTTTTCCTCCCAACGAAGACTTCCGAGAAGATCTGAGCTCCGAGTTTGCTGTAACAAATAAAGCTGTGGACAAATGCTCTGGCGATCCAAGTGACGAAGCACTTGCAGAGTGTGCAGAATGTTTGGTGCCCTTATTTAATTGGTTACCTTTACCTGCACTCGATGGTGCTGCCTTCTTACCCCTCGATACCAACTGCTCTCCTTGATCAATAATGGAAATTGTCTCCTGCTTCGCAAAAGTCTGGAGATCATCAACAAAAGCAGCACTCTTTCCATCTTTGCTACGCAACGTCGAGGCAAGTATGGGACTAGCCACTCCTACATATGTGCCAGGGAGGCTGTTTAACGAACACGGCGAGGAGCCTTTGCCCCACGACGCACTGGGTTCTAAACTGTGGTGATTGCTGAGTTTTGAGGACGATCTCTGTGGGGCGGCACCGTTTCGTTGGGTGTCTGGTAGAAGCGAGTATGCATTGGCAGTACCGAAAGTGGCAGTCTGAGGTCTTTTGGAGGTGTGCATGTTCTTCTGATGATGATGAGGCTCGGCGGGATGATGCTCAGATGCAGTTGAGGCGTTCTGAGCGTCCCTGATGCTTTTCTGGCGCTTCGATTTTGAAGAGAGATCAAGGGGTACATCCCGTTCCTCTGGGGAACAAGGCGTGTTGTGCTCCTCGGCAGAAGAAGTAGAAGTCTTGGGCTTCAGAAACGCCATAGTCTTTTCAACCCCTCTGTATGACGGGCATTTCTCCACAAGGCTAAGCAACCTGCTCTGAGTGCTAATGTTGGCTAGTGCCGAGCTACAGCAGATGGCAGCGGTGGGAGAGATGGTGTAGCGAGTCGGTGGGGCTGTGCTCTGTGAGGACTGTTGCACAGGCGGAACGATTGCTGGGTTGGAGGCGGAGGGCACTGTGGATTTGTGCTCTCCGACACTTTTGCAGCCCTTAGCAGCATTGGACAAAGAGTCACTTCGTCCTTTAGATGCCGGCGAGAGTGGTTTCTTGTCAGAAGCGAGGCTTCTACCCACCGAGAAGTGGTAAGAAGGATACGTTTTGAGCCTTGGAGGCATACTCGAGCCAGAACTAGGCGCTGCACAGTCTTTTTGAAACTGACTAGCTGTTGCTTCCCTCAGGGCAGCAATTTGGCCCAACCCTGGGGGCAGCGTAATCTTACAGAGAGGCGAAGAGGAAAAGTTAGGAGAGGGCAGGAAAGCAACAGGTTGGCCTGTTTTGAAGAGCGTTGAACACTGAAATCCCGGGGGAAGGCTAATCACAGGTGGGGTGTGGCTTGGGCTTTGGGGCGTTTTCTTATTCGCTGTGATCCCACCGTGCACAGAGTTCACAGAGTCCTCCACGCCAACTTTTTTACCGCAAGGCCAATGGTGGGTCGAGTAAATACCACCACCATCAGCCTTGGCTTTAGGGACCTCTGTCCTGTCGGGCAACGGCGTGCTCAAAGGATCAGTGCTGAACACAGGAGCATTGTTGTGAGGTTGGGAGGGAGGGACTTCAGGACAATGGTTTGAATTGCTGGCCTTGCTGGCCTTGCCGGCCTCCGAGCAGACGCCAGGCGCTTTGCAGTCAGTGGATGTCCTCAGCTTGTTCTGCTGACTGTGAGGCACGTCTCCTCGGAGTTCAGGAGGCAGTGTCTGCTGTGGATTCCCCACCATGCTCTCGGAGGCCTGGGCAGGGGcactgctctctctgctcactggGCCTCCATCCCCCACATTCATTGGCGAGGGGTCCACCTGGACGAGCAGGGAGCGGAACAGATATGCAAAGTTACCAGACAAATTCAGCAGCTCAAGGTGCTCTAATCTAATTATGCAGCAAATTTCATAGGCCTTTCACCTGCATAGGCGTTTGTTTCAACACAGCATTCCTCAGGGCGTGTCGACAGGTCAGTGTTTACTAGGTTTGCGTCTGGATACGGCACAGAGCTGCAGagcaaaaaagaagagaaaaacaccAGGCATAAGAAACAACGTACAGTATTAATCATTACTCCATAAACTGTAggtaattaatataaaactcatttttgaaaaaaatatcttTTCATGTTGTAGCATGCACAAGGTTGAGTCACTTGACCACACATGCATTAGTACGTTTATCCAGAagtccataaacacacacagctgaaaaAGTATTAACAGAATTTAAACTAAAAGTTTATGGAATATTTCGTTGGTTATAGGTTTTTATCAGCTAatctacagaaataaaataaacaaacccaAAACAAGTATAACTGAAGTCATTCTGAACCTGCAGAGAACAGTTTTTCACAATAATTTAACTAAATAGTagggttttcatttttttatataaaaaatagagtGGAAACAAAACTTAAGAACATTGCCAGCCCATGGTTAAAAACTCAGAAGGTTTGAGCCCAAAAACATGAGGCTAAATGTTGGAGCCCAAAACATGTGGCTAAATGTTGGAGCCCAAAAACATGTGGCTAAATGTTGGAGCCCAAAAACATGTGGCTAAATGTTGGAGCCCAAAAACATGTGGCTAAATGTTGGAGCCCAAAAACATGTGGCTAAATGTTGGAGCCCAAAAACATGTGGCTAAATGTTGGAGCCCAAAAACATGAGGCTAAATGTTGGGGCACAAAAACATCAGGCTAAATATTGGAGCCCAAAACATGTGGCTAAATGTTGGAGCCCAAAAACATCAGGCTAAATGTTGGAGCCCAAAAACATCAGGCTAAATGTTGGCGCCCAAAAACATGTGGCTAAATGTTGGAGCCCAAAAACATGTGGCTAAATGTTGGAGCCCAAAAACATGTGGCTAAATGTTGGAGCCCAAATACATGTGGCTAAATGTTGAAACCCAAAAACATGAGGCTAAATGCTGAACCCCAAAACATGTGGCTAAATGTTGGCGCCCAAAAACATCAAGCTAAATATTGGAGCCCAAAAACATCAGGCTAAATGTTGGAGCCCAAAAACATCAGGCTAAATGTTGGAGCCCAAAAACATCTGGCTAAATGTTGgagcccaaaaacatttggctaaatggtgaGAAACACATATGTTTTGAGCGGAGTtgaaaaacatttggctaaatattTAAGCCCAACAACATTTGTCCAAATATTGGAGCCCAAACACATCTGGCTAAATATTAGAACCCAAAAAACTTTGGCTAAATGGTGAAATAAGTTTGTTGgagtccaaaaaacaaaaaacttaagtTAAATCAGCTCATAAAGAATAATGCATGaaatagtttttagttttatgATTTTGCCATATTtgatttctagctcagaaaagtGGCCTGTGGAGAAGTTTGATTTTTTGGTTAAAGGTTTACAGACACATTTCGATGCATTTCTATAGAATATTTATCTACTCTTCACTATAAACACTATTTAATCAGCTCACAAacttaaaataatacataatttaTTAATCAGTGTATAATGACAACAGTTCATTAAAGTATTAAAGACTATTACATAGTATGTCCTTTATAAACTTATAAACAGAGCAGTGTAGTTAGTGTATTCACTGATTGGCTGCTGCGTGTGTACAGAGTCAGACTAACGGGCTCGCCGGAAACTTCCTGTAAGAGCGGTTCCTTTCAGAACATGTCACAATTTCCTTTAACTTCAGACTTCTGCAGGAATTCAGAGTTCTGCACTGACGAAATGAACACCCTGTTCATAAAGAATCAAACTATATTCTATAAAACACTACTAATCGTTACTTTACATGTGTGGAATTATTGAAGAAGGAACActtttaaatgtacagtatattccaGTATATATATTGTCAGAAacctttaaagaaacacatttttttgtggccatgattttcatattttacacagtttaataatatataataataaaatatatcaaata of the Astyanax mexicanus isolate ESR-SI-001 chromosome 10, AstMex3_surface, whole genome shotgun sequence genome contains:
- the bcorl1 gene encoding BCL-6 corepressor-like protein 1 isoform X1, with amino-acid sequence MQVDPSPMNVGDGGPVSRESSAPAQASESMVGNPQQTLPPELRGDVPHSQQNKLRTSTDCKAPGVCSEAGKASKASNSNHCPEVPPSQPHNNAPVFSTDPLSTPLPDRTEVPKAKADGGGIYSTHHWPCGKKVGVEDSVNSVHGGITANKKTPQSPSHTPPVISLPPGFQCSTLFKTGQPVAFLPSPNFSSSPLCKITLPPGLGQIAALREATASQFQKDCAAPSSGSSMPPRLKTYPSYHFSVGRSLASDKKPLSPASKGRSDSLSNAAKGCKSVGEHKSTVPSASNPAIVPPVQQSSQSTAPPTRYTISPTAAICCSSALANISTQSRLLSLVEKCPSYRGVEKTMAFLKPKTSTSSAEEHNTPCSPEERDVPLDLSSKSKRQKSIRDAQNASTASEHHPAEPHHHQKNMHTSKRPQTATFGTANAYSLLPDTQRNGAAPQRSSSKLSNHHSLEPSASWGKGSSPCSLNSLPGTYVGVASPILASTLRSKDGKSAAFVDDLQTFAKQETISIIDQGEQLVSRGKKAAPSSAGKGNQLNKGTKHSAHSASASSLGSPEHLSTALFVTANSELRSSRKSSLGGKAGIPYTPPVIKPSWQQQPNVHTQETSTQKQLSQTQPPSKAVRSSMACETPLFHSSDLSPTKLVDDKWEKAKSPLSNLESIVKQKALETTALTAENYCNLTSAGSRKPEVLNLLNRCQNPPLLPNVTTSFTPSRVSEPQDSRSDRISPPKEVIPPVNRPEATTTSIVPKEKKRDKPTKQTEHVTGDSSSQKSKPSTPKKKCASGIKAGKKDNKLVQSLDQDLIKKEPTAQTESSTPSKLEGIALSDLHPQTETVTEAEDENKTNSAKEESPSKGKVPVTKQKRAKKLAKEKMSPANEKTPKKTATLMKKQQEKESATVAQGSTSKKQKKDVSSPEEKSPQKVEKSPIKVEKSPQKVEKCPNKVEKSPKKVEKSPIKVEKSQIKAEKSQQKLEKIPLKVEKSPVKVENSPQKEESTCSSPEPVRKIRKGKSSAVKKERPVPNKSGFESSPVDSTQCDQREEDPSTLSSPVRPSKDSQESQVEASPRLRRGRRRTDEALLKDWSFASPPTPPPPDPPASPTSPSHTATVTPLRRPRGRPRLNRRRDESDASKGRAADGGDSASAKKRKRCRNRKYQNGEYITEKDKPAEGEKEERLGEDEESTDEKSDLYPSLSATLTCETPSSDLSPRRSLYTRSGTTRRQESPPTPEFNDKPPGKRKFKSKHLCDTEEQKKLKTKRSYLGKRCSSLSADEESPVAKKPPAPFAVPKGPSSPVLKRKGPGRSGTPESTPSRPVPPEVRRLIVNKNAGETLLQRAARLGYQEVVLYCLEKDVREVNRRDNAGYTALHEACARGWTHIVQVLLKHGADVNCSAQDGTRPIHDAVAADNLASVWMLLNHGADPTLATYSGQTAVKLAQSPSMKTFLKEYFTDLEGRTDQDPSLQWDFYSSSVFETEQEACWDFLLSQPEEQDGEESREQGKERDSDSDCLMFEFSSEPLLPCYHVQVSLTQGFCNWFLLADVLKRLKVSARIFRARYPQFEVASIAKAELWKQMTVSQTCLAPEDLRPAEEEEEEEEEAVELVRCVPELQGLLGSSIQLLREDEDERTETTETTETPARLCSR
- the bcorl1 gene encoding BCL-6 corepressor-like protein 1 isoform X2, whose protein sequence is MQVDPSPMNVGDGGPVSRESSAPAQASESMVGNPQQTLPPELRGDVPHSQQNKLRTSTDCKAPGVCSEAGKASKASNSNHCPEVPPSQPHNNAPVFSTDPLSTPLPDRTEVPKAKADGGGIYSTHHWPCGKKVGVEDSVNSVHGGITANKKTPQSPSHTPPVISLPPGFQCSTLFKTGQPVAFLPSPNFSSSPLCKITLPPGLGQIAALREATASQFQKDCAAPSSGSSMPPRLKTYPSYHFSVGRSLASDKKPLSPASKGRSDSLSNAAKGCKSVGEHKSTVPSASNPAIVPPVQQSSQSTAPPTRYTISPTAAICCSSALANISTQSRLLSLVEKCPSYRGVEKTMAFLKPKTSTSSAEEHNTPCSPEERDVPLDLSSKSKRQKSIRDAQNASTASEHHPAEPHHHQKNMHTSKRPQTATFGTANAYSLLPDTQRNGAAPQRSSSKLSNHHSLEPSASWGKGSSPCSLNSLPGTYVGVASPILASTLRSKDGKSAAFVDDLQTFAKQETISIIDQGEQLVSRGKKAAPSSAGKGNQLNKGTKHSAHSASASSLGSPEHLSTALFVTANSELRSSRKSSLGGKAGIPYTPPVIKPSWQQQPNVHTQETSTQKQLSQTQPPSKAVRSSMACETPLFHSSDLSPTKLVDDKWEKAKSPLSNLESIVKQKALETTALTAENYCNLTSAGSRKPEVLNLLNRCQNPPLLPNVTTSFTPSRVSEPQDSRSDRISPPKEVIPPVNRPEATTTSIVPKEKKRDKPTKQTEHVTGDSSSQKSKPSTPKKKCASGIKAGKKDNKLVQSLDQDLIKKEPTAQTESSTPSKLEGIALSDLHPQTETVTEAEDENKTNSAKEESPSKGKVPVTKQKRAKKLAKEKMSPANEKTPKKTATLMKKQQEKESATVAQGSTSKKKKDVSSPEEKSPQKVEKSPIKVEKSPQKVEKCPNKVEKSPKKVEKSPIKVEKSQIKAEKSQQKLEKIPLKVEKSPVKVENSPQKEESTCSSPEPVRKIRKGKSSAVKKERPVPNKSGFESSPVDSTQCDQREEDPSTLSSPVRPSKDSQESQVEASPRLRRGRRRTDEALLKDWSFASPPTPPPPDPPASPTSPSHTATVTPLRRPRGRPRLNRRRDESDASKGRAADGGDSASAKKRKRCRNRKYQNGEYITEKDKPAEGEKEERLGEDEESTDEKSDLYPSLSATLTCETPSSDLSPRRSLYTRSGTTRRQESPPTPEFNDKPPGKRKFKSKHLCDTEEQKKLKTKRSYLGKRCSSLSADEESPVAKKPPAPFAVPKGPSSPVLKRKGPGRSGTPESTPSRPVPPEVRRLIVNKNAGETLLQRAARLGYQEVVLYCLEKDVREVNRRDNAGYTALHEACARGWTHIVQVLLKHGADVNCSAQDGTRPIHDAVAADNLASVWMLLNHGADPTLATYSGQTAVKLAQSPSMKTFLKEYFTDLEGRTDQDPSLQWDFYSSSVFETEQEACWDFLLSQPEEQDGEESREQGKERDSDSDCLMFEFSSEPLLPCYHVQVSLTQGFCNWFLLADVLKRLKVSARIFRARYPQFEVASIAKAELWKQMTVSQTCLAPEDLRPAEEEEEEEEEAVELVRCVPELQGLLGSSIQLLREDEDERTETTETTETPARLCSR